One Microplitis mediator isolate UGA2020A chromosome 3, iyMicMedi2.1, whole genome shotgun sequence DNA segment encodes these proteins:
- the LOC130664929 gene encoding uncharacterized protein LOC130664929: MDDIRKRSNAFCACCGEGRIPRRPPSLKIIKPKVSWGSEETIRRDGQKILLRRNTI, translated from the exons ATGGATGATATTCGCAAAAGAAGTAATGCATTTTGTGCCTGCTGTGGGGAAGGCAG GATACCTAGGAGACCACCgagtttaaaaatcataaaaccTAAAGTTTCATGGGGAAGTGAAGAAACTATTCGGAGAGATGGGCAAAAGATACTTTTACGTCGCAATACTATTTGA
- the LOC130665643 gene encoding uncharacterized protein LOC130665643, whose protein sequence is MEEVGTAGNTLGPTEIDSDEQSTFLRICRTGSIYELMEVIPFIKDRNLLHRYDRHGRQCIHTVAWHDKANAAMKIEILMQSGANISAKELGTGNTLLHIAASTENYLLTDWFCQQLGVDLGANNDQHETAYYLAYKVRDQKMIKLLKAHGVMYNDTLSVKLF, encoded by the coding sequence ATGGAAGAAGTTGGAACCGCTGGAAATACTCTGGGACCTACAGAAATAGACTCTGACGAACAGAGCACTTTCCTAAGGATCTGCCGTACGGGAAGTATCTACGAGCTGATGGAAGTTATACCTTTTATCAAAGACAGGAATCTACTACATCGTTACGATCGCCATGGAAGACAGTGCATTCATACGGTAGCATGGCATGACAAAGCTAATGCTGCcatgaaaattgaaatacTCATGCAATCTGGAGCCAACATCAGTGCTAAAGAACTTGGAACTGGAAACACATTACTTCATATTGCTGCCAGTACTGAAAATTACCTACTGACCGACTGGTTTTGCCAACAGCTCGGGGTGGACCTTGGAGCCAATAATGATCAGCACGAAACTGCTTATTATCTTGCGTACAAGGTTCGagatcaaaaaatgataaagctTCTAAAAGCCCATGGAGTCATGTATAACGATACTTTAAGTGTGAAACTGTTCTGA
- the LOC130664928 gene encoding uncharacterized protein LOC130664928 yields the protein MEEVGTAGNTLGPTEIDSDEQSTFLRICRTGSIYELMEVIPFIKDRNLLHRYDRHGRQCIHTVAWHDKANAAMKIEILMQSGADISAKELGTGNTLLHIAASTENYLLTDWFCQQLGVDLGANNDQHETAYYLAYKVRDRKMMKLLRAHGVMYNDTLSAGLF from the coding sequence ATGGAAGAAGTTGGAACCGCTGGAAATACTCTGGGACCTACAGAAATAGACTCTGACGAACAGAGCACTTTTCTAAGGATCTGCCGTACGGGAAGTATCTACGAGCTGATGGAAGTTATACCTTTTATCAAAGACAGGAATCTACTACATCGTTACGATCGCCATGGAAGACAGTGCATTCATACGGTAGCATGGCATGACAAAGCTAATGCTGCcatgaaaattgaaatacTCATGCAATCTGGAGCCGACATCAGTGCTAAAGAACTTGGAACCGGAAACACATTACTTCATATTGCTGCCAGTACTGAAAATTACCTACTGACCGACTGGTTTTGCCAACAGCTTGGGGTAGACCTTGGAGCCAACAATGATCAGCACGAAACTGCTTATTATCTTGCGTACAAGGTTCGAGATCGAAAAATGATGAAGCTTCTAAGAGCCCATGGAGTCATGTATAACGATACTTTAAGTGCGGGACTGTTCTGA
- the LOC130665642 gene encoding NF-kappa-B inhibitor cactus-like, with protein MVPPEEIVSAGNPDIEGENILHYLCREGDITDLMAFNNVISDGNRHLVRQYNRYGKQCVHIVSNPGIADPQEKLKLLMEWGADINGQERVFGNTPLHIAAYTQDHKLASWLCNRPGINTGLYNYSFKTPYYVACERNDKKMINILRAKGARGGVYRCRDSWLFTKKY; from the coding sequence ATGGTGCCTCCAGAAGAAATCGTTTCTGCTGGTAATCCTGACATTGAAGGTGAGAATATACTTCATTATCTCTGCCGTGAAGGCGATATTACTGATTTGATGGCGTTCAACAATGTCATCAGTGATGGCAATCGACATCTGGTGCGGCAATACAACCGATATGGAAAACAGTGTGTCCACATTGTCTCCAACCCAGGCATTGCTGACCCTCAAGAAAAACTGAAACTTCTGATGGAGTGGGGTGCTGACATCAATGGCCAAGAGCGAGTCTTCGGTAATACACCACTGCATATTGCGGCTTATACACAAGACCATAAGCTTGCAAGCTGGCTGTGCAATCGACCCGGAATAAACACGGGACTTTACAATTATTCATTCAAGACGCCGTATTATGTCGCGTGCGAGCGTAATGATAAAaagatgataaatatattgcgTGCGAAAGGAGCAAGAGGTGGAGTCTACAGGTGCAGAGATTCTTGGTTATTTACCAAAAAATACTAA
- the LOC130664927 gene encoding NF-kappa-B inhibitor cactus-like gives MVPPEEIVSAGNPDIEGENILHYLCREGDITDLMAFNNVISDANRHLVRQYNRHGKQCVHIVSNPGIADPREKLKLLMEWGADINGQERVFGNTPLHIATYTQDHKLATWLCNQPGINMGLYNYLFKTPYYVACERNDIKMINILRAKGARGGVYRCRDFWLFTKKY, from the coding sequence ATGGTGCCTCCAGAAGAAATCGTTTCTGCTGGTAATCCTGACATTGAAGGTGAGAATATCCTTCATTATCTCTGCCGTGAAGGCGATATTACTGATTTGATGGCGTTCAACAATGTTATCAGTGATGCCAATCGACATCTGGTGCGGCAATACAACCGACATGGAAAACAGTGTGTCCACATTGTCTCCAACCCAGGCATTGCTGACCCTCGAGAAAAGCTGAAACTTCTGATGGAGTGGGGTGCTGACATCAATGGCCAAGAGCGAGTCTTCGGTAATACACCACTGCATATTGCGACTTATACACAAGACCATAAGCTTGCAACCTGGCTGTGCAATCAACCCGGAATAAACATGGgactttacaattatttattcaagacGCCGTACTATGTCGCGTGCGAGCGTAATGATATAaagatgataaatatattacgTGCAAAAGGAGCAAGAGGTGGAGTCTACAGGTGCAGAGATTTTTGGTTATTTACCAAAAAATACTAA
- the LOC130665659 gene encoding uncharacterized protein LOC130665659 encodes MEDEYATIVYAELAPNIFVPTEWPIQGLEDLIVTLAKRIIARFNVLSPIVQVKNIPTRLIRRVYVNNSGYFFQKVSKKEMIGAYVYNIVPPKKGDEILIEINSGSNIDHESCQNNPVEVPSEVNMTSSSLVPSRFSEETSRNIDDNEHTSRRCLSRKIKRLVFWMRQMLRYQIECASAIPTLESQCFSGNKKHARYI; translated from the exons ATGGAAGACGAATATGCGACTATTGTGTACGCAGAGCTGGCCCCGAATATTTTTGTGCCCACTGAATGGCCTATTCAAGGCTTAGAGGATCTAATTGTGACTTTGGCGAAAAGAATAATTGCACGGTTTAATGTTCTGAGCCCCATTGTACAGGTAAAAAATATACCAACAAGGTTAATCCGACGGGTCTATGTAAATAATTctggttatttttttcaaaaagtgtcTAAAAA AGAGATGATCGGTGCTTATGTTTATAATATCGTCCCGCCCAAGAAAGGTGATGAaattttgatagaaattaacaGCGGAAGTAACATCGACCACGAATCATGTCAGAATAACCCAGTGGAAGTCCCTTCAGAAGTCAATATGACGTCAAGTAGCCTAGTACCTTCGCGATTTAG TGAGGAGACATCGCGCAACATTGACGATAACGAGCATACCTCGCGACGATGTTTGTCACGGAAGATTAAGCGGTTAGTATTTTGGATGCGGCAAATGCTTA GGTATCAAATAGAGTGCGCAAGTGCCATCCCTACACTAGAAAGTCAGTGTTTTAGCGGCAACAAGAAACATGCTAG GTATATCTAA